A stretch of Mus musculus strain C57BL/6J chromosome 19, GRCm38.p6 C57BL/6J DNA encodes these proteins:
- the Lrrc10b gene encoding leucine-rich repeat-containing protein 10B, whose translation MGIAESTPDELPSDAEEQLRSGEQQLELSGRRLRRLPSAVCALSRLQKLYVSGTGLRELPEEIEELRELRILALDFNKLERLPDGLCRLPRLTRLYLGGNRLLALPPDFAQLQSLRCLWIEGNFLRRFPRPLLRLVALQSLQMGDNRLRALPAELPRMTGLRGLWLYGNRFEEFPPALLRMGRLHILDLDRNRLGGFPDLHPLRALRVFSYDHNPVTGPPRVADTVFLVGEGAVERMAERDEPIPRQPARRPTRAFDDEEEEDLLIGGAGPRALGPTRDSLRALEAPPGLGT comes from the coding sequence ATGGGCATCGCAGAGTCCACGCCGGACGAGCTGCCGTCGGACGCCGAGGAGCAGCTGCGCAGCGGCGAGCAGCAGCTGGAGCTGAGCGGGCGGCGGTTGCGGCGGCTGCCTAGCGCCGTGTGCGCATTGAGCCGCTTGCAGAAGCTGTATGTGAGCGGCACCGGGCTGCGCGAGCTTCCCGAGGAGATCGAGGAGCTGCGCGAGCTGCGCATCCTGGCGCTCGACTTCAACAAGCTGGAGCGCCTGCCCGACGGCCTGTGTCGCCTACCGCGCCTCACGCGCCTCTACCTGGGCGGCAACCGTCTGCTGGCGCTGCCACCCGACTTTGCGCAGCTGCAGAGCCTGCGCTGCCTCTGGATCGAAGGCAACTTCCTGCGGCGCTTTCCGCGGCCGTTGTTGCGCCTGGTGGCGCTGCAATCGCTGCAGATGGGCGACAACCGGCTGCGCGCGCTGCCCGCCGAGCTGCCGCGCATGACCGGCTTGCGTGGCCTCTGGCTCTACGGCAATCGCTTCGAAGAGTTCCCGCCCGCGCTGTTGCGCATGGGCCGGCTGCACATCCTAGACCTCGACCGCAACCGCCTGGGCGGCTTCCCCGACCTGCACCCGCTTCGTGCGCTCCGAGTTTTCTCCTACGACCACAACCCAGTCACTGGACCCCCGCGGGTGGCAGACACCGTTTTCCTAGTGGGCGAGGGAGCCGTCGAGCGCATGGCTGAGCGCGACGAACCCATTCCGCGGCAGCCAGCCCGGCGTCCAACCCGGGCCTTtgatgatgaggaggaagaagacctACTCATAGGAGGCGCAGGACCCAGGGCTCTGGGGCCCACCAGGGACAGCCTCCGAGCCTTGGAAGCTCCTCCAGGATTGGGCACCTGA